A window of the Malaclemys terrapin pileata isolate rMalTer1 chromosome 6, rMalTer1.hap1, whole genome shotgun sequence genome harbors these coding sequences:
- the ZNF462 gene encoding zinc finger protein 462 isoform X4, which yields MEVLQCDGCDFRAPSYEDLKAHIQDVHTAFLQPTDVSEESPSQPRSGSMNASNQTEVEFSSVKDEFTIADEIAGQNAAQMGTGSYYSHSQSFYSQHMAPNPKPTNKFFQCKFCVRYFRSKNLLIEHTRKVHGTQAGGSSVGPPAAGSLNYNIMMHEGFGKVFSCQFCTYKSPRRARIIKHQKMYHKNNLKESSTPPAAAAAISESASASVPVQESCKELPAEVVERSILESMVKPLTKSRGNFCCEWCSYQTPRRERWCDHMMKKHRSMVKILSSLRQQQDGTGLPDVQNKSAPNSAPNSNYISMNATGREMPNANVSNFRGSMSNSLIRPNSSTSSKFSSVSYPQMKPKSPHNSGMVNLSDRSRYGIADMTNSSADLETNSMLNDSSSDEELNEIDSENGLNSMDHQTSGMSAEQLMGSDGNKLLETKGIPFRRYMNRFQCPFCPFLTMHRRSISRHIENIHLSGKTAVYKCDECPFTCKSSLKLGAHKQCHTGTTSDWDAVNSQSESIASSLNESTVSYESGNINGRKSGGMMESVQQQQQQSPQPHSQHPYKCTLCNYSTTTLKGLRVHQQHKHSFCDNLPKYEGPSSNAPQESEVDAHAASSTVKKSQTSILGLSSKNNFVAKASRKLTNDFPLDLSPVKKRTRIDEIASNLQSKINQNKQQEDAVINVEDDEEEEEDNEVEIEVELDKEEEQTEPLMEVSSSYAPQQMWGRDTNDSQKETNFRNMPHDYNSTNGAEIELTLSEDEEDYYCSSVNMKDHQGPNASLLGSQSSMYGSDQNSENAEFNDSGRLYYCKHCDFSNKSARSVSTHYQRMHPYIKFSFRYILDPNDHSAVYRCLECYIDYTNFEDLQQHYGEHHPEAMNVLNFDHSDLIYRCRFCSYTSPNVRSLMPHYQRMHPTVKINNAMIFSSYVVEQQEGLNAESQTLREILNSAPKTMATSTPVARGAGVPATFNKNASKSFSPECENQKEPSVNSVVVYDCDVCSFASPNMHSVLVHYQKKHPEEKASYFRIQKTMRVVSVDRGSALAQLSFELGTPISPKLSNMASQPPPPPPPPPDLTTELYYCKHCSYSNRSVVGVLVHYQKRHPEIKVTAKYIRQTPPTAAMMRGGEMPPGIQRPPASMQLNRGSSESSVAPLENEMFFCQHCDYGNRTVKGVLIHYQKKHRDFKANADVIRQHTATIRSLCDRGQKKLSSSMPAPTSNAERDKAKLRALKCRQCSYTSPYFYALRKHIKKDHPSLKATVTSILRWAFLDGLIEAGYHCEWCIYSHTEPSGLLVHYQRRHPEHYVDYTYMATKLWAGPDPSPPALVMQSEAKTYKCRDCIFEASSIWDITNHYQAFHPWAMNGDESVLLDIIKEKDAAEKAGTQSDEVGTRVNSEEQITTSQMEQDVDCAEDSSLPQEKNVQLASANPAISSTPYQCTVCQSEYNNLHGLLTHYGKKHPGMKVKAADFAQDIDINPGAVYKCRHCPYINTRIHGVLTHYQKRHPSIKVTAEDFVHDVEQSNDMAQNDVEETSRIFKQGYGAYRCKLCPYTHGTLEKLKIHYEKYHNQPEFDVFAQSPPKVSASMELEGTPEIKASPEIAAEDIGEVTVPASHFSSSHLVSHTVFRCQLCKYFCSTRKGIARHYRIKHNNVRAQPEGKNNLFKCALCSYTNPIRKGLAAHYQKRHDIDAYYTHCLAASRTVSDKPSKVIIPSPPKDTSPQLSEELRRAVEKKKCSLCSFQSFSKKGIVSHYMKRHPGVFPKKQHASKLGGYFTAVYADEHEKQTLGEERNDFEKPEVENEAQEIEWLPFRCIKCFKLSFSTAELLCMHYTDHHSKDLKRDFTILGCGTRSQSSAYQCKHCDSKLHSMAELTSHLNSHNEEFQKRAKRQERRKQLLSKQKYADGAFADFKQERTFGHLEDVSKFKERKVVGYKCKFCVEVHPTLRAICNHLRKHVQYGNVSSVTATVKQEAEDSSNTTLEGFEGAKDHGMVEFTEAESGASLEDETRPGGYHCSQCDRVLMSMQGLRSHERSHLALAMFTREDKYSCQYCSFVSAFRHNLDRHMQTHHGHHKPFRCKLCPFKSSYNSRLKTHILKAHADSSYSEPPDVQQQLNHYQSAALARNNNNISPIPLSGAAAGAEQKTEAILNCEFCEFSSGYIQSIRRHYRDKHGGKKLFKCKDCSFYTGFKSAFTMHVEAGHSAVPEEGPKDLRCPLCLYHTKYKRNMIDHIVLHREERVVPIEVCRSKLSKYLQGVVFRCDKCTFTCSSDESLQQHIEKHNELKPYKCQLCYYETKHTEELDTHLRDEHKVSRNFELVGRVNLDQLEQMKGKTESSSSDEEEKEEEMSPKTEERDSMMFSDSGAPEKRFPCEFCGRSFTEGSEWERHVLRHGMALNESKRGISEDDQPKENTEEDVKVPSAEEKESSEEMVDFSHKNETAVLGVAADKSLQENTEAKNE from the exons ATGGAGGTGCTGCAGTGCGATGGCTGCGATTTTCGAGCTCCATCCTATGAAGACCTTAAAGCTCACATTCAAGATGTTCACACTGCTTTTTTGCAGCCAACAGATGTTTCTGAGGAAAGTCCTAGCCAGCCAAGGTCTGGCTCCATGAATGCTAGCAACCAGACAGAGGTCGAATTTTCTTCTGTAAAGGATGAATTTACAATTGCAGATGAAATTGCAG ggcAAAATGCAGCTCAGATGGGGACTGGAAGTTATTATAGCCATAGCCAGAGTTTTTATAGCCAGCACATGGCCCCAAATCCTAAACCAACAAATAAGTTTTTCCAGTGCAAATTCTGTGTGCGTTACTTCAGATCCAAAAACCTTCTCATAGAACATACCCGAAAAGTGCATGGCACACAAGCTGGAGGGAGCTCGGTGGGGCCGCCTGCTGCTGGATCCTTAAATTACAACATCATGATGCATGAAGGGTTTGGCAAAGTTTTCTCATGCCAGTTCTGCACCTATAAATCACCAAGGCGTGCAAGGATTATTAAGCACCAGAAAATGTATCACAAAAATAATCTAAAGGAGAGTTCAActccccctgctgctgcagctgccatATCTGAATCAGCATCTGCATCCGTGCCGGTGCAGGAATCCTGCAAGGAGCTGCCTGCTGAAGTAGTAGAGCGTAGCATCTTGGAATCCATGGTCAAGCCTTTAACAAAGTCCAGGGGCAATTTTTGCTGCGAATGGTGTAGCTATCAGACCCCTCGAAGGGAACGCTGGTGTGACCACATGATGAAGAAGCATCGCAGCATGGTAAAAATACTGTCAAGCCTGAGACAGCAACAGGATGGAACCGGATTGCCTGATGTGCAGAACAAGAGTGCGCCGAACTCCGCCCCAAACTCCAACTATATCTCTATGAATGCTACAGGACGTGAGATGCCGAATGCCAATGTCTCAAACTTCAGAGGCTCTATGAGTAACTCCCTTATCAGACCCAATTCTTCTACATCTTCAAAGTTTTCTTCTGTGTCTTATCCTCAAATGAAGCCTAAGTCACCTCATAACTCTGGTATGGTTAATTTGTCTGACAGATCCCGCTATGGAATAGCTGACATGACAAATTCTTCTGCTGACCTGGAAACTAATAGTATGCTAAATGACTCTAGCTCTGATGAAGAGCTAAATGAAATAGACAGTGAGAACGGCTTGAACTCCATGGATCACCAGACCTCAGGAATGTCTGCAGAGCAGCTGATGGGATCTGATGGTAACAAATTATTGGAAACAAAGGGGATACCCTTTAGAAGATACATGAACAGGTTCCAGTGTCCTTTTTGCCCTTTCCTCACTATGCACCGCCGAAGCATCTCCCGCCATATTGAGAACATCCACTTGTCTGGGAAGACGGCTGTATACAAGTGCGATGAATGTCCTTTCACTTGTAAGAGTTCATTAAAACTTGGAGCTCATAAACAATGTCATACAGGTACAACATCAGATTGGGATGCTGTGAATTCCCAGAGTGAAAGCATAGCCTCCTCTCTGAATGAAAGCACAGTGTCTTATGAAAGTGGAAATATAAATGGCAGGAAGTCAGGTGGAATGATGGAATCcgtgcagcagcaacagcaacagtcACCTCAACCCCACTCGCAGCACCCCTATAAATGCACGCTGTGCAACTACTCCACAACTACTTTGAAAGGTCTCCGAGTTCATCAACAACACAAGCATTCTTTTTGTGATAACTTGCCAAAATACGAGGGACCGTCATCCAATGCTCCACAGGAGAGTGAGGTGGATGCCCATGCTGCCTCCAGCACTGTGAAGAAAAGCCAGACCTCAATTCTTGGGTTATCATCTAAAAATAACTTTGTAGCTAAGGCCTCTCGAAAATTGACAAATGACTTTCCCCTCGATCTATCACCGGTGAAGAAGCGAACTAGAATTGATGAAATAGCTAGCAACTTACAGAGCAAAATCAACCAAAACAAGCAACAAGAAGATGCAGTGATTAATGTAGAGGAtgacgaagaggaggaggaagacaatgAAGTGGAGATAGAAGTAGAATTGGACAAGGAAGAAGAACAAACAGAGCCATTGATGGAGGTGTCTAGTTCCTATGCACCCCAGCAAATGTGGGGAAGAGATACTAATGATTCTCAGAAGGAGACTAATTTCAGGAACATGCCACATGATTATAATTCCACCAATGGGGCAGAAATTGAGCTAACTTTATCTGAAGATGAGGAAGATTATTACTGCTCTTCTGTCAACATGAAGGATCATCAAGGGCCTAATGCATCTCTTTTGGGCAGCCAGTCGAGTATGTATGGATCTGATCAAAACAGTGAAAATGCAGAGTTTAATGATTCTGGACGGCTTTATTATTGCAAACACTGTGACTTTAGCAACAAATCTGCCAGGAGTGTTAGCACCCACTACCAACGGATGCACCCTTACATTAAGTTCAGCTTTAGGTATATCTTGGACCCTAATGATCACAGTGCTGTGTACAGATGCCTTGAATGTTACATTGACTACACCAACTTTGAAGACCTGCAGCAGCATTATGGTGAGCATCATCCTGAAGCTATGAATGTACTCAACTTTGATCATTCCGATCTGATCTACCGCTGCCGCTTTTGCTCTTACACTAGCCCGAATGTTAGAAGCTTGATGCCGCACTACCAAAGAATGCACCCAACTGTTAAAATTAACAATGCAATGATATTTTCAAGCTACGTAGTCGAGCAGCAAGAAGGGTTAAATGCAGAGTCACAAACACTGAGAGAGATCTTGAATTCTGCTCCCAAGACCATGGCAACTTCCACCCCAGTGGCCCGCGGGGCTGGCGTGCCTGCTACATTTAACAAAAATGCTTCGAAGAGTTTTAGTCCAGAATGTGAAAATCAGAAAGAGCCTTCAGTTAATAGCGTTGTGGTGTATGACTGCGATGTGTGTTCGTTTGCAAGTCCTAACATGCATTCTGTTCTGGTGCATTATCAGAAAAAACACCCTGAAGAAAAGGCTTCATATTTCAGGATTCAGAAGACCATGCGGGTGGTGTCTGTCGACCGGGGTTCTGCCTTGGCTCAACTGTCCTTTGAGCTGGGAACTCCCATCTCCCCCAAACTGTCCAACATGGCTTCgcagccaccacctcccccaccaccaccaccagaccTCACCACTGAACTCTACTACTGCAAGCACTGTTCATATAGCAACCGCTCGGTGGTGGGAGTGCTCGTCCACTATCAGAAAAGGCATCCAGAAATAAAGGTCACTGCGAAATACATTAGGCagaccccccccacagcagcaatGATGAGGGGTGGTGAAATGCCACCTGGCATTCAGAGGCCACCAGCATCTATGCAGCTGAACAGGGGCAGCTCTGAGAGCTCTGTGGCTCCCCTTGAGAATGAAATGTTCTTCTGTCAGCATTGTGATTATGGAAATCGGACCGTTAAAGGCGTGCTCATTCATTATCAAAAGAAGCATCGTGACTTCAAAGCCAACGCAGATGTGATCAGGCAGCACACGGCCACAATTAGGAGCCTTTGCGATCGTGGCCAGAAAAAATTgtccagcagcatgcctgcgCCCACTTCCAATGCAGAGCGGGACAAGGCTAAACTAAGAGCTCTCAAATGCCGGCAGTGTTCCTACACGTCGCCTTATTTTTATGCACTGAGGAAGCATATTAAGAAAGACCACCCAAGCCTGAAGGCCACAGTTACATCCATTTTACGATGGGCATTTTTGGATGGCTTAATAGAAGCTGGTTATCACTGTGAATGGTGTATTTATTCACATACAGAGCCTAGCGGTTTGCTCGTGCATTACCAAAGGAGACATCCTGAGCATTATGTTGACTATACATACATGGCCACTAAACTCTGGGCAGGTCCAGAtccttcccctccagccctaGTGATGCAATCAGAGGCAAAAACCTATAAATGCAGAGACTGCATTTTTGAAGCATCTTCCATTTGGGATATTACGAATCACTATCAGGCTTTTCATCCTTGGGCCATGAATGGGGATGAATCTGTGTTGCTGGATATCATCAAGGAGAAAGATGCTGCTGAGAAAGCTGGGACCCAGTCCGATGAAGTCGGGACCAGGGTTAATTCTGAAGAGCAGATAACCACATCACAGATGGAACAGGATGTCGATTGTGCAGAAGATTCCAGCCTTCCCCAGGAAAAAAATGTCCAGCTGGCCTCTGCAAACCCTGCAATATCCTCCACGCCGTATCAGTGCACGGTGTGTCAGTCTGAATACAACAACTTGCACGGCCTCCTGACGCATTATGGCAAAAAACATCCTGGCATGAAAGTTaaagctgcagattttgcacAGGACATAGACATTAACCCAGGAGCCGTGTACAAGTGCAGGCATTGCCCATACATTAATACACGCATCCACGGTGTCCTTACACACTACCAGAAACGGCATCCGTCAATAAAGGTCACCGCTGAGGATTTTGTGCATGACGTGGAGCAGTCTAATGACATGGCCCAGAATGATGTGGAAGAAACGAGTAGGATTTTCAAGCAAGGGTATGGTGCTTACAGATGCAAATTATGCCCTTATACCCATGGCACTTTGGAAAAGCTTAAAATTCACTATGAAAAATACCACAACCAACCTGAATTTGACGTATTTGCGCAGTCACCGCCGAAGGTGTCTGCATCCATGGAGCTGGAGGGTACCCCCGAAATAAAGGCTTCTCCGGAAATTGCTGCTGAGGACATCGGAGAAGTCACCGTGCCAGCTTCTCATTTCTCCAGCTCTCATCTCGTGTCTCACACGGTGTTCCGCTGCCAGCTGTGCAAATATTTCTGCTCCACCCGGAAGGGGATAGCCAGGCACTACCGCATCAAACACAACAATGTCCGGGCGCAGCCCGAAGGCAAAAACAACCTCTTCAAATGCGCTTTGTGTTCCTACACAAACCCCATCCGCAAAGGGCTTGCTGCACACTACCAGAAACGGCACGACATTGACGCTTATTACACTCATTGTCTGGCAGCCTCCAGGACGGTAAGTGACAAGCCCAGTAAAGTGATCATTCCGTCTCCTCCCAAAGACACCTCTCCTCAATTGAGCGAGGAGCTGAGGAGGGCAGTGGAAAAGAAAAAGTGCTCGCTTTGTTCCTTCCAGTCCTTTAGCAAAAAGGGCATTGTGTCCCACTACATGAAGCGTCACCCTGGTGTTTTCCCTAAGAAGCAGCATGCGAGCAAACTGGGGGGCTACTTTACCGCTGTGTATGCTGATGAGCATGAAAAGCAGACTCTAGGAGAGGAGAGAAATGATTTTGAAAAGCCCGAGGTGGAGAATGAGGCTCAGGAAATCGAGTGGCTTCCTTTCAGGTGCATAAAATGTTTCAAACTGTCCTTCAGCACAGCCGAGCTGCTGTGTATGCATTACACTGACCACCACAGCAAAGATTTGAAGAGAGACTTTACCATACTGGGATGTGGCACCCGTTCTCAGAGCTCTGCCTACCAGTGCAAGCACTGTGATAGTAAACTGCATAGCATGGCAgaactgacctcacacttgaaCAGTCACAATGAGGAATTCCAGAAGCGTGCCAAACGTCAAGAGAGGAGGAAACAGCTTTTGAGCAAGCAGAAATATGCAGATGGTGCTTTTGCAGATTTCAAACAAGAGAGG ACGTTCGGTCACTTGGAAGATGTATCAAAATTTAAGGAGAGAAAAGTTGTTGGATACAAATGTAAATTTTGCGTGGAAGTTCATCCCACCCTTCGAGCCATCTGTAATCACCTTCGCAAGCATGTTCAGTATGGGAATGTCTCTTCTGTGACAGCTACCGTAAAG CAGGAAGCGGAAGATTCTTCAAACACAACTTTGGAGGGTTTTGAGGGAGCAAAAGACCATGGCATGGTGGAATTTACAGAAGCTGAATCTGGAGCATCCTTGGAAGATGAAACCAGGCCTGGGGGCTACCACTGCAGCCAGTGTGACCGGGTTTTGATGTCTATGCAGGGTCTGCGATCTCATGAGAGAAGTCATTTGGCTCTGGCCATGTTTACCCGTGAAGACAAGTACAGCTGCCAGTATTGCTCCTTTGTCTCTGCTTTCAGGCACAA TTTGGATCGCCATATGCAGACTCATCACGGACACCATAAACCATTCCGTTGCAAACTCTGCCCATTCAAGTCCTCCTATAATAGCCGTCTGAAAACTCATATACTCAAAGCTCATGCTG ATTCTTCGTACTCCGAACCTCCTGATGTTCAGCAACAGCTGAACCACTACCAGTCAGCAGCTCTGGccaggaacaacaacaacattagCCCCATCCCACTTtctggggctgctgcaggagCTGAACAGAAAACTGAAGCCATCCTTAACTGTGAATTTTGTGAATTCTCCTCGGGTTACATTCAGAGCATTCGGCGTCACTACCGTGACAAACATGGAGGAAAGAAACTCTTCAAGTGCAAAGATTGTTCCTTTTATACAGGCTTTAA ATCTGCTTTTACTATGCACGTGGAAGCTGGGCATTCCGCAGTTCCTGAGGAAGGACCCAAAGACCTTCGCTGTCCTCTTTGCCTGTACCACACCAAATACAAACGTAACATGATTGACCATATAGTCCTGCACAGAG